CCTAGGCGGTCCATTGCCACGCGCTGCTTGTCCGTAGGTGTCACGTCAAGACTCTCCTCGCCGACGCGGAACGGGATTGGTGTATCGAGAGCGTATCTCGTACGGGGCGCCAGGAGGAGTGAGGGAGTCCGCAATCGCGCCCGCGCTCGTCAGATGCACATCGAGAGAAGTTGTAGAGCCATAGAGAGGCATCGCTGATGGGGGACCACATAAAGGCGGATCTCGCCGCCATCAAACAGTGCTCACGAGACCTGACGAAGATTCATGGCGAGTTCGAGCGGAACGGCAATCCTGCGGACGAGTACGGTCAGGCGGTAGGCCATGGTGGGCTCAAGGACGCCTTCGGGGAATTCGGGGACACCTGGAAGAAAACGCGCAAGAAACTGATGAAGGAACTTGAGCAGCTGGCCGAATTCACGCGTACCGCCGCCAAGGCGTACGACGAGATCGACCAGGAACTGGCCAGGGCCATACGTGATGCCAAGGCGCAGAGCAAGGGGAAGAAGTGAGCAGGACCGACGCCGACTGGCCGCCTCTGTGGCATGACGACCCGACACCGGGTGACCCGGAGGAAGTCGCCGAACTGGGACGCAAGTTGCGCAAGATGGCCGACATGATCCAGGAGCAGTCCCGGGTCATCAAGGCGCTTGCTTCGGTGGAGGGTTGGGACAGTGAGGCCGGAAAGGGCTTCCACGAACTGGCTGGCGGCACGGCGGACAAGCTGAAGAAGTCCTTCGAGCGCTATGACGAGGCGGCCAAGGCCATCGGGGAGGACGTGCGCGAAGGCAGCTCCGATCAGTTCGCCAGTGAAATGCGCCGCGCGCAGCGGAAGGCGGACAAGGCGCTCGCCGACTACCGTGAGGCCAAGGCCGATCATGACCTCGCGGACGACGAGGTGAAGAAGTTCACCGAAAAGTATCCCGCGCAGAACATTCCCGCCGCGGACAAGGAAGAGTGCGAGCGCTGGGTCAAGAAGCGTGACGAGGCCCTGCATCGCATCGGCGATGCACGCAGGGCGGTGAAGGACGCCAGGGAAATCTACGACGACGCGGGGGACAAGGCGGCCCGTCATATCAGGAACGTCGTGCACCATGATGCGGTCCGGGATCCGGGCGGTTTCATGAACCTGCTGGCGGACTGGGCGGATATGTTGTCGAACATCTCGGCCGTCCTGTCCGTGCTTGCGGTGATCTGCGCATTCGTCCCGCCCCTTCAGTTCCTGGCTCCCATATTCGCGGCCCTTGCCGTGGTGACCAGCGCGGCTGCGCTCGCCGGCCATGCATACGACATGACAGTGCGTGGCGGGAAGGTCGATTGGATGAAGCTGGGAGCCGATGCGCTGGGAGTGTTCCCCGGACTCGGCGCCCTGAAGGGGATCAAGGCTCTCAAGGGTGTCAAGGGACTGGCGAAGCTCAAGGTGGGAGGCTCCGCCGCACTCCGCGGTGTGGGAGACAACTTTATGAACGGGATCGCCGTCAAGGGCGTCAACTGGGTTCTGGGCAAGGCAGGCCGCAGCGCGATAGAGGGCAGGAAGATCACGGGAGTGATCAAGGGGGCCGGTCTCGGCAGCGCCCTGCACAGGATGCTCAGCGGCGAGAACGGCGAGAGGACCGGTTACCAGGAGCCTGCCGCCAGTACACCCACACCCACGCCCACACCTGTGCCGTCGCCTTCGCCCGGTCCCGCTCCGAACGTTTCGCCGAAGCCGTTCAATGCGGCCCTGGCGGCCTAAGGCTTGGAATCCGTTCAAGGAGGACAGAAACCATGAGCGAGGACAAGCGGAACCTCGGGCCGCGGGAGTTCATCGGCCGGCGGGGTGGTGACGTGGCTACGTTGGTCGAGAGCTCGGTGATCGCTTCCGTGCCCGAGGCGAAGCGGGCCGCGGAGGAAGCTCGACGAGAGCTTCGGTTCGACTTCCTGGACGACCGAGCGGTGCTCGAACTGCTGCGCTGGCGTCATGTCGACGAAGAGGACATGTTCAACGCAGGGTTCAAGCACGGAGTGCCGCTTGCGCTCGTCGGCTTCGGGGCCGTGACCTATTGGGCCGGCGTGGCTCAGTACTGGGAGACCGCAGCAGCCCGCAACGCCTATCTGGCGGTCGCCGGAGCCGTCCTGGCGCTTGAGATCTTCTTCTTCGTGCGAAGCGCGATTTCACAATGGGGCGATCCGGTCCGGCAGAACCTGCGGGCCCGGGCGGCGAAGTACCGGCAGATCGCCCACGTCGCTCGTCGGGGAGGAGCTGACATCCCCGCTCACTACCCGCACTACGGGCCCTACCCCTTCGCCGCGAGATTCCGTCCCGAAGTGGCTGATCGCGAACAGTCCGAGAGCAAAGGCGCAGATGACCACGGACACCGTTGACGAAGCCCAGCGCAGCCTCACAGAAAGGGGCGGCATAGAGGTTCGCTGGATCATGCCGGAGGGCTTCCTCGAGCTGCCTTTCGAGGCTGATGACTTGGAAGAGCTGGGTAAGCAACTGCTCGAGTTGGCCAAGCAGGCGCTGCCCGGTGCCGACGAGGAAGTGCAGGTGCAGTACGCCGCGATGTGCGTGGCGCACTACGACGAGTTCATCGAGGCGGGCGTGCAGTACGCGGGCTTCGTCACCACGGAGGTCGACGGTGTCCGCTGCACAGCGACGGTGAACGTCAGCCTGCTGGACCTCGATGAGCGGGCCGGCAGCAATCCGGTGGGCTTCATCGCCACCACGATGCGGCACCTGGAGCTCGGACAGATCGGTGAAGTGCAGCTGCCCTGCGGCCCGGCAGTGACGTGCGTCGGCAACCGGTCGTCCAGCATCGACGGGAGCCTGACGCAGTCGGGGCAGGACGAGTCGATCTGGACGTCGTTCATACAGGTCCAGATTCCGCTGACCAACGGGACCGTGCTCCTGCTGGAAATGGGCACATCGACGGTCGAAGGGTGGGACGTCTTCTCCGCCATGTTCGCCGGCATCGTGAAGAGCGTCCGCTTCTTCGACAGCGACGGAGCCCCGCTGGTGATGCCGGGATGAAGGAGGCGGCACCAGGCGACGCGTCACCGACGGTGGGGGTGCCCAGGGACTATCGGCTGCTGGTTCCGCGGGAGTGGTTCCGCATCGACCTCATGCAGGATCGCTGGCGCGCTCAACTGAAGACGTATGTGGACCGGCAGGCAGAGGGCCGACGCGTGCCCGCGGAGCTGCAACAAGACGTGTGGGCCACACTGCGCAACACCGCCGAAGCCGGCCGCGCGCGCGGTGCCATGGAGTTCTTCCTCCTCACGACCACACGGAACGGCGGCCTCCCGGCCTCGCTCCTCGTGTCCTTGATCCCGCTGGGCAACACCCCTGCTGATCCCGAGAAGTACGCGGCCTGGCTCGAGCTTCGGGAGCCTGAAGGCCCAGGGCGGCGACACGTGTCGGTGGTGGATCTTCCCGCGGGTGCCGCGGTGCGCGTTCACGGTGCCACGACGTTGGACGTACATGCCCTGATGCCCGGCGGGGTGGGTTACCTGACGCTCTCCTTCTCGGCCCCGCTCACCGGGATGTCCGGCCCGATGGAGCAGTTGTGTGACGCCATCGCGGGTTCTCTGCGGTGGGTCGTATGACGCGGGCAGGAGCTCTGCGAGGCGGCCTGGGGATGGTCGGGGTGATTCTCGGGCTGGTCGTCGGCGCGGGCGTGATCCTGCTGGTCATGGGCCTGGGGAAGCGATTCGCCCGTGAGGCCGTTCCGGTGTTGGTGGACCTGCCCGGTGGCGCCTGGACGTTTGGTGGCGGCCTCGGTGTGGTCACCGTGCTCGGGGTGGCCGGCTGGCTGCGGTGTGCCTCCGGGCTCTCGGACCGGACCCGCCTGGCGCGAGGCCTGCACGCCGTCGGCACGGCGGTCTGCTGCGCGGCGGCGTTCGGGCCGTTCTTCCTGCTGCTGAGCGGACTGCCCGGCAGGAACTGCCGGTCGGAGAGCTGCGCTTACATCCCCGGGACCGGCAGCGCGTTCCTGGCCTATGCCCTCAGCGCCGGTCTGGTGGGCTGGTCCGTCCACCGCTGGACCGGCGCGCGGGCTGCGGAGCAGGCGGCGCGGGAGCGGGAACGGATACGGAGGCTTCGGAAGAAGGGCAAGGGGAAGAGCCGGGCGGCGCGTCAGGGATAGCGGGGAATCGCGTACTCACGCGGAATTGTCCGCGGTTTCGATACGCAGCGGTCTGTTCACCAGCACTTCTCCGCCTGGGTCTCGACGAACACCTTGGCAGGAGGCGGAATCGGTCTGAGAGCGTCACTGGCACTTCTCCGC
The genomic region above belongs to Streptomyces coeruleorubidus and contains:
- a CDS encoding WXG100 family type VII secretion target, which codes for MGDHIKADLAAIKQCSRDLTKIHGEFERNGNPADEYGQAVGHGGLKDAFGEFGDTWKKTRKKLMKELEQLAEFTRTAAKAYDEIDQELARAIRDAKAQSKGKK
- a CDS encoding putative T7SS-secreted protein, whose amino-acid sequence is MSRTDADWPPLWHDDPTPGDPEEVAELGRKLRKMADMIQEQSRVIKALASVEGWDSEAGKGFHELAGGTADKLKKSFERYDEAAKAIGEDVREGSSDQFASEMRRAQRKADKALADYREAKADHDLADDEVKKFTEKYPAQNIPAADKEECERWVKKRDEALHRIGDARRAVKDAREIYDDAGDKAARHIRNVVHHDAVRDPGGFMNLLADWADMLSNISAVLSVLAVICAFVPPLQFLAPIFAALAVVTSAAALAGHAYDMTVRGGKVDWMKLGADALGVFPGLGALKGIKALKGVKGLAKLKVGGSAALRGVGDNFMNGIAVKGVNWVLGKAGRSAIEGRKITGVIKGAGLGSALHRMLSGENGERTGYQEPAASTPTPTPTPVPSPSPGPAPNVSPKPFNAALAA